Below is a window of Flavobacterium sp. N2820 DNA.
GCAAATTCAAAAGAGTTTGTTGCGGCTTTAAAATCAGTTAAACTTTCGGTTGCTTTCTCAATGAAAGAAGATGAAACTTCAACTGAAACTACTGTTGCAGCTGCAGCTCCACATTATTTAGAATCTTGGGGAGATGTTGCTATGACTAGAAGAAATTATAGTGTAATGCAACCAACAATACGCCCATTATTTGATACAAAACAATTTCAAGAGGCTTTATTAGCTTGGACAGGTAATACAACTTCTTATTATGATTTCTTAAAAGGTTTTGCTGCTACATCTTTAGCAGGAAAATCATGGAATCAAGCAGTACATGATGGTTTTGTAGTTACTGAGACATCTGCATTAACTGCTAATGTGAGTAATGCAAACACTGCTGCAACAACTTTAGCACAAGCTAAGTCTTCAAATTTTGATTTAGTTTTATATTCTAAAGTGGGAATGGGAGATGGTCAACAAGCAAATAACCCATGGTTACAAGAATTTCCAGATCCAATTACAAGAGTATCTTGGGATAACTATGTTACTATTTCAAAAGCTGATGCTGATAAATTAGAATTAAAAAACTGGAATGTTGCAAACGGAGGTTTAAACGGAAGTTATGCTACAATTAAAGTTGGAAATGCTACTTTAGAAAATGTGCCTGTAATTGTTCAACCAGGTCAAGCAAAAGGAACTTTAGGGTTGGCTTTTGGTTATGGTAAAAAATTAGGATTGAAAGAAGAAATGCAAGTTGGTGTTAATGCTTATGCTTTATATGCAAACTTAAATGCAAATCAATCAGCAACTATTACACTTGCAGAAGGTGAACATGAATTTGCTTGTGTTCAATTACAAAAAACATTGATGGGTAGAGGTGATATCATTAAAGATACAACTTTAACCATTTTTAATACTGCTGAATCTAAAGTTTGGAACCCAGTTCCAATGGTATCTTTAGATCACAAACCAACAGAAGCAACAGAAGTTGATTTATGGGATTCTTTTGATAGATCAATAGGTCACCACTTCAATTTATCTATCGATTTAAATGCTTGTACAGGTTGTGGGGCTTGCGTTATCGCTTGTCACGCTGAAAATAATGTACCTGTTGTTGGAAAATCTGAAGTTAGAAGAAGTAGAGATATGCACTGGTTGCGTATCGATAGATATTATTCTTCTCAAGAAACATTTGCAGGTGATATCGTTGTAAAAGAAGGAGCTTCTGGTTTAATGGATTCAATCGATACTTTTGCAGGTATGGAAGATCCATCAGAAAATCCACAAGTTGCTTTCCAACCTGTAATGTGTCAACACTGTAACCACGCTCCTTGTGAGACGGTTTGTCCAGTTGCTGCAACATCACATGGAAGAGAAGGTCAAAACCATATGGCTTACAATAGATGTGTTGGTACACGTTACTGCGCAAACAACTGTCCATATAAAGTAAGACGTTTTAACTGGTTTTTATATAACAAAAACAGTGAGTTCGATTACCACATGAATGATGATTTAGGTCGTATGGTAATTAATCCTGATGTGAATGTACGTTCTCGTGGGGTTATGGAAAAATGTTCAATGTGTATCCAAATGACTCAGGCTGTTAAGTTAAAAGCGAAACGTGAAGGTAGAGTAGTTGGTAAAGATGAATTCCAAACAGCTTGTTCTGCTGCATGTACTAGTGGAGCTATGAAATTTGGAGATATTAACGATTCTGAATCTGATGTTGCTAAATTAGTAGAAGATGAAAGAATGTATCATTTATTAGAGCACATCGGAACAAAACCAAACGTGATGTATCACGTAAAAGTTAGAAACGATAAATAAGTATTAATTAATAGAAACAATATAAAGGATTATGTCGTCTCATTACGAAGCACCCATTAGAAAACCTTTAGTAGTAGGAAGTAAATCTTACCACGATGTAACGGTAGATGTTGCAAGACCTGTAGAAGGTAGAGCAAACAAACTATGGTGGACAGTATTTTCAATCGCATTAGCCGCTTTCCTATGGGGATTAGGTTGTATGATTTATACGGTAACCACTGGTATTGGAACATGGGGATTAAATAAAACAGTTGGCTGGGCTTGGGATATCACCAATTTCGTTTGGTGGGTAGGTATCGGTCACGCCGGAACACTTATCTCTGCAGTATTATTATTATTCCGTCAAAAATGGAGAATGGCCATTAACCGTTCTGCAGAAGCAATGACGATTTTCTCTGTAATGCAAGCAGGTTTATTCCCAATTATTCACATGGGTCGACCATGGTTAGGATACTGGGTATTACCAATTCCAAATCAATTCGGATCATTATGGGTGAATTTTAACTCACCATTATTATGGGACGTATTCGCAATTTCTACTTATTTATCAGTATCATTAGTTTTCTGGTGGACTGGTTTGTTACCTGACTTTGCTATGTTACGAGATAGAGCTGTAACACCTTTTACAAAAAGAGTGTATTCTATTCTTTCTTTTGGATGGTCTGGTAGAGCTAAAGACTGGCAACGTTTTGAAGAGGTTTCTCTTGTATTGGCTGGTTTAGCAACTCCTCTTGTACTTTCTGTACACACTATTGTATCCTTTGACTTTGCTACTTCTGTAATCCCAGGATGGCATACAACAATCTTACCTCCATACTTCGTTGCTGGAGCGATTTTCTCAGGATTTGCAATGGTAAATACTTTACTTATTATCATGAGAAAAGTATCTAATTTAGAAGATTATATCACAGTACAACATATTGAATTAATGAACATTGTAATCATGATTACTGGTTCTATCGTAGGTTGTGCCTATATTACAGAGTTATTCGTAGCTTGGTATTCTGGAGTTGAGTATGAACAATACGCATTCTTAAACAGAGCAACTGGTCCTTACTGGTGGTCATACTGGTTAATGATGACGTGTAACGTAATTTCTCCTCAAGTTATGTGGTCTAAGAAAATTAGAACCAATATTATGGCGTCTTTCATTATCTCTATCGTGGTTAACGTAGGTATGTGGTTTGAGCGTTTTGTAATTATCGTAACTTCATTACATAGAGATTATTTACCATCTTCATGGACAATGTTCCAACCAACTTTTGTTGATGCTGGTATTTATATTGGAACTATCGGATTCTTCTTCGTATTATTTTTATTATATTCTAGAAGTTTCCCTGTAATTGCTCAGGCAGAGGTTAAAACAATCTTAAAAGGTTCTGGAGATAATTACAAGAGAGAAAGAGAACAACACGGACATAATCATTCAGATAATCATTAATATCATGAGTAATAAAGTAATACACGCTATATATAATGATGATGATGTTTTAATGGATGCTGTTAAACAAACAAGAGCAGCTCATCATCATATTGAAGAAATTTATACACCTTTCCCTGTTCATGGTTTGGACAAAGCTATGGGATTGGCTCCTACAAGAATTGCAATTTGTGCCTTTTTGTATGGTTTAGTTGGACTTTCTGTTGCTACATGGATGATGAATTTTATCATGATTCAAGATTGGCCACAAGATATTGGTGGTAAACCAAGTTTTAATTATATTGACAACATGCCAGCATTCGTGCCAATTATGTTCGAATTAACAGTATTTTTTGCAGCCCATTTAATGGTAATTACTTTTTATATGAGAAGTAAATTATGGCCATTCAAACAAGCAGAAAATCCTGATGTTAGAACTACTGATGATCATTTCTTGATGGAAGTTGGTATTCATGGTAATGAAGAAGAATTAATTTCTTTCTTTACTAACACTGGAGCAGTTGAAGTAAAAGTAGTAGATAAGCATTAATAGATAGTTATGAAAAGTTTATATAAAATAGTAGCAGTTGTAGGTTTGTCTTTCATGGCAACTTCATGTTTCGATAAAGCAAAACCTAACTATCAGTTTTTTCCAAACATGTATGAAGCAGTTTCTTATGAAACGTATTCAGAACACAGTGTTTTTAAAGGAGGAGTAGAAGCGCAAGTTCCTGCAAAAGGTTCTATTAAAAGAGGTTTTGTTCCTTACGAAATTCCTAATACACCAGAAGGTTATGCTTTAGCAAAAGCCTCATTAAAATCTCCTTTAGATTCATTAAGCTTAAATCCTGATAAAGCAAAAGAATTGTACACTGTTTATTGTGCAATTTGCCACGGAGATAAAGGTGACGGAAAAGGAAATTTAGTAGTTAAAGAAAAATTTCTTGGCGTACCAAGTTATAAAGATAGAGAAATTACAGACGGAAGTATTTTTCACGTAGTAACTTATGGATTAAATTCTATGGGTTCTCACGCAAACCAATTGTCTCAAGAAGAAAGATGGCAAGTTGCGGATTACGTTTTAAAATTAAAAGCTGGATTATAATAATAAAACCTTTTGAAAATAATAGATATGTACACGTTTTCAAGTAAATTAAAAACATTTTCATTCGTCCTAATGATTTTAGGTGCTATTGGTATTGGAGTTGGTTTTTGGCAAGCTCCTAAAACTATTGAAGATGTTGAAAAAATATTAGCAGATAGTCACCATGGTCATGAAGCTGCTCATGTAGAAAAAGTTGCTCATGATGCAGAAGCACATGCTGTTACAGAGCCTGCTCATAGCGAAGTTGCTGTTGTAGATTCTACAAAAGCTATCGTTACAGATTCAGTTCATGCTACACATGAAGCTGTTGATTCTACTGCTGTTGCAGTTGCTCCAGTTGCAGACAACCATGATACGCACAAAAAAGAAACAGTTGCTCACGAAGCAGATCACGATAAAGAACATGCTGAACACGTTTTTCATCAATTGCAAAACAAGCCTTGGGCTGCTTTGTATGTTGCATGTATTTTCTTCATGTTAATATCAGTTGGGGTTTTAGCTTTTTATGCCATTCAATATGCTGCTCAAGCAGGTTGGTCTCCAATTTTGTTTAGAGTAATGGAAGGTATTACCTCGTATTTATTACCAGGTTCTATTATTTTCTTTATTTTATTAGTTGCTGCTGGAATGCATTGGGGTCACAATCATCTTTTTGTTTGGATGGATGCAGATGTCATAAATCCAGAATCGGTTAAATTTGATAAACTTATTTTTCTTAAAAAAGGATGGTTAAGTGTTGGAAGATTTTTAGCTACTGCTGCAATTATTTTAGTGGTATGGAATTGGGTTCGTTTCAAATTCAGACAAAACTCAATTGCACAAGATACAGCTACTGACAACGCACCATACAAGAAAAACTTCAAATTAGCAGCTTTCTTTTTAGTGTTTTTCATCGTTTCTGAGTCTATTATGTCTTGGGACTGGATTATGTCTGTTGATCCACACTGGTATAGTACTTTGTTTGGATGGTATGTATTCGCTAGTTTCTTTGTAAGTGGAATTACTGTTATTGCAATGATTACTTTATACTTAAAATCTAAAGGATATTTAGAGCATGTAAATACAAGTCATATTCATGATTTAGCTAAATTTATGTTTGGTATTAGTATTTTCTGGACCTATTTATGGTTCTCTCAATTCATGTTAATTTGGTATTCAAATATTCCTGAAGAAGTTACTTATTTCGTTACAAGAATTGAACACTATAAATTGCCTTTCTTTGGAATGTTAGCCTTAAACTTTATTTTCCCATTGTTAATCTTAATCAATACTGATTTCAAACGTTTAACTTGGATTGTAGTTATGGCTGGTGTAGTAATCCTATTTGGTCACTATATTGACTTTTTCAATATGATTATGCCTGCAACAGTAGGTGATCAATGGTTTATCGGTATTCCAGAAATCGGTTCTTTAGCATTCTTCCTAGGATTATTTATATTTGTTGTATTTAGTGCGCTTACAAAAGCACCAATTGAACCAAAAGGAAATCCTTTCATTGAAGAAAGTAAACATTTTCATTATTAATAGTTAAAAAGAAATATAAAATGACAAGTTTCTTGGTATTTACAGTTTTAGTTTTAATCGGAATTGCCGTATGGCAGTTAACTAAAATCTTTGATTTAACACAAGTTGGTGGTGTTGCTGATGATTCAGAAATTGCTAACGATAAAGATAATAGTGTTAATGGTTACTTAATGTTTGCATTTGTGGGTTTCATTTATGTTTTCACAATATATTCATTATATGCTTGGGGAGATTTAGTTTTAGGAACTCCAGCTTCTGAACACGGAAAAGACGTAGATAGTTTAATGGCTATTTCTATGGCGTTAATTTTCTTTGTTCAAACAATCACACAGTTTTTATTACATTATTTTGCTTTTAAATACAGAGGTAAAGAAGGACAAAAAGCTTTATACTTTGCAGATAATAATAAATTAGAGGCTATTTGGACCATTATTCCTGTTATCGTTTTAGCTGGTTTGATTTTGTATGGTTTATATACTTGGAACAACATTATGTTTGTTGACGAAGAAGATAAGCAAGATGCAATAGTTATTGAATTATATGCTAAACAATTTGGATGGGAAGCACGTTATGCTGGTGACGATAAAACATTAGGAAAAGCTAACGTAAGATTAATTGAAGGCATTAATACTTTAGGAGTTGATTTAGCTGACCCAGCTGCTCAAGATGATAAAGTTGTCACAGAATTACACTTACCAGTAGGTAAAAAAGTGATTTTTAAAATGCGTTCTCAAGATGTTTTACACTCAGCTTACATGCCTCACTTTAGAGCGCAAATGAACTGTGTTCCTGGAATGATTACTCAATTTTCATTTACTCCAACAGTTACAACTGCTGATATGAGAAATGATGTTGCAATTATAGCTAAGGTTGATAAAATCAATAAAATTAGATCTAAAAACAGTAAAAAAATTGTAGCTGAAGGCGGAACCGCTCTAGATACATACACTTTCGATTATTTGTTATTGTGTAATAAAATTTGTGGAGCATCTCATTACAACATGCAAATGAAAATTGTTGTTGATACACCATCAGATTTTAAAAAATGGTTAAATGAAAAACCTACATTAGCTCAACAATGGAAAGAAGCTAATGCTCCTGCTCCTGTAGCAGCTCCAGTTTCATCTCCTGCTGTTGCAGTTGATACAACTAAAGTTTTAGCTCAAGTTATTAAATAAGTTATTTTATATTAAATATAATAGAATTAGTATGTCACACGATCACGGTCATCATAAAGAAACTTTCATTACTAAATATATTTTTAGTTTGGATCACAAAATGATAGCGAAACAATACCTTATTTCAGGTTTATTGATGGGTATTGTTGGAGTTGTTTTATCTTTATTCTTCCGTATGCAAATTGCATGGCCAGAAGAATCTTTCGAAATTTTCAAAGTATTCTTAGGAGATAATTTCGCACCTGATGGAGTAATGCGTAATGATATTTACCTTGCTTTGGTAACAATCCATGGAACTATCATGGTATTCTTTGTACTTACTGCTGGTTTGAGTGGTACATTTAGTAACTTATTAATTCCTTTACAAATTGGAGCTCGTGATATGGCTTCCGGATTTATGAACATGTTGTCTTTCTGGATGTTCTTCATCTCTTGTGTTATCATGATTAGTTCATTATTTGTTGAATCTGGACCTGCCTCTGCTGGTTGGACAATTTATCCTCCTTTAAGTGCTTTACCTCAAGCGATACCTGGTTCTGGTTTAGGTATGACTTTATGGTTATCTTCTATGGCTATTTTCATTGCATCATCATTAATGGGTTCTTTGAATTACGTAGTTACAGTAATTAACATGAGAACTAAAGGAATGACAATGACTAGATTACCATTAACTGTATGGGCTTTCTTCGTAACAGCTATCATTGGTATCGTGTCTTTTCCAGTATTATTCTCAGCAGCATTGTTATTAATTTTCGATAGAAGTTTTGGAACATCATTCTTCTTATCAGATATTTTCATTCAAGGTGAAGTTTTACATTACCAAGGGGGTTCTCCAGTATTATTCGAACACTTATTTTGGTTCTTAGGTCACCCTGAAGTTTACATCGTATTATTACCTGCTTTAGGTATTACTTCTGAAATTATTGCTACAAACTCTAGAAAACCAATTTTTGGTTACCGTGCAATGATTGCTTCTATCTTAGCAATTGCTTTCTTGTCAACTATTGTTTGGGGTCACCACATGTTCGTATCAGGTATGAATCCTTTCTTAGGTTCGGTATTTACTTTTACAACGTTATTGATTGCAATTCCATCAGCGGTAAAAGCATTCAATTACATTACAACTCTTTGGAAAGGTAATCTTCAGTTAAACCCTGCAATGTTATTCTCAATCGGATTAGTTTCTACTTTCATTACTGGAGGTTTAACAGGTATTATTCTTGGAGATTCAACTT
It encodes the following:
- a CDS encoding TAT-variant-translocated molybdopterin oxidoreductase, coding for MASNKKYWKSVEELNENSSIVETLRNNEFVEPIPVDEFLGDKESLSASSTTRRDFLKYVGFSTAAASLAACEGPVVKSIPYVVQPEEIIPGVADFYATTMADGFDFANILIKTREGRPIKVENNNLEGARTGANARVHASVLSLYDSLRLKSPKIAGKNATWADVNTKVIASLEDAKAKGGNVVVLTNTMASPSTDALIASLAAKYPTTKHVVYDAISESNTLDAFQAVYGVRALANYDFSKANTIVSVGADFLGDWQGGGFDAGYAQGRIPKNGMMSKHIQIEANMSLAGANADVRIPLNIAAQKQALVKIYNIVTGAAVGTSKIDKYEEAVLKAAKQLRAAGNKGVFVTGLDDVDAQLVAIAINQALQSEAFNPNDAILTRKGDAKAVTQLVADMKAGKVHTLIMNGVNPAYTLANSKEFVAALKSVKLSVAFSMKEDETSTETTVAAAAPHYLESWGDVAMTRRNYSVMQPTIRPLFDTKQFQEALLAWTGNTTSYYDFLKGFAATSLAGKSWNQAVHDGFVVTETSALTANVSNANTAATTLAQAKSSNFDLVLYSKVGMGDGQQANNPWLQEFPDPITRVSWDNYVTISKADADKLELKNWNVANGGLNGSYATIKVGNATLENVPVIVQPGQAKGTLGLAFGYGKKLGLKEEMQVGVNAYALYANLNANQSATITLAEGEHEFACVQLQKTLMGRGDIIKDTTLTIFNTAESKVWNPVPMVSLDHKPTEATEVDLWDSFDRSIGHHFNLSIDLNACTGCGACVIACHAENNVPVVGKSEVRRSRDMHWLRIDRYYSSQETFAGDIVVKEGASGLMDSIDTFAGMEDPSENPQVAFQPVMCQHCNHAPCETVCPVAATSHGREGQNHMAYNRCVGTRYCANNCPYKVRRFNWFLYNKNSEFDYHMNDDLGRMVINPDVNVRSRGVMEKCSMCIQMTQAVKLKAKREGRVVGKDEFQTACSAACTSGAMKFGDINDSESDVAKLVEDERMYHLLEHIGTKPNVMYHVKVRNDK
- the nrfD gene encoding NrfD/PsrC family molybdoenzyme membrane anchor subunit — its product is MSSHYEAPIRKPLVVGSKSYHDVTVDVARPVEGRANKLWWTVFSIALAAFLWGLGCMIYTVTTGIGTWGLNKTVGWAWDITNFVWWVGIGHAGTLISAVLLLFRQKWRMAINRSAEAMTIFSVMQAGLFPIIHMGRPWLGYWVLPIPNQFGSLWVNFNSPLLWDVFAISTYLSVSLVFWWTGLLPDFAMLRDRAVTPFTKRVYSILSFGWSGRAKDWQRFEEVSLVLAGLATPLVLSVHTIVSFDFATSVIPGWHTTILPPYFVAGAIFSGFAMVNTLLIIMRKVSNLEDYITVQHIELMNIVIMITGSIVGCAYITELFVAWYSGVEYEQYAFLNRATGPYWWSYWLMMTCNVISPQVMWSKKIRTNIMASFIISIVVNVGMWFERFVIIVTSLHRDYLPSSWTMFQPTFVDAGIYIGTIGFFFVLFLLYSRSFPVIAQAEVKTILKGSGDNYKREREQHGHNHSDNH
- a CDS encoding DUF3341 domain-containing protein → MSNKVIHAIYNDDDVLMDAVKQTRAAHHHIEEIYTPFPVHGLDKAMGLAPTRIAICAFLYGLVGLSVATWMMNFIMIQDWPQDIGGKPSFNYIDNMPAFVPIMFELTVFFAAHLMVITFYMRSKLWPFKQAENPDVRTTDDHFLMEVGIHGNEEELISFFTNTGAVEVKVVDKH
- a CDS encoding c-type cytochrome, which translates into the protein MKSLYKIVAVVGLSFMATSCFDKAKPNYQFFPNMYEAVSYETYSEHSVFKGGVEAQVPAKGSIKRGFVPYEIPNTPEGYALAKASLKSPLDSLSLNPDKAKELYTVYCAICHGDKGDGKGNLVVKEKFLGVPSYKDREITDGSIFHVVTYGLNSMGSHANQLSQEERWQVADYVLKLKAGL
- a CDS encoding quinol:cytochrome C oxidoreductase, with product MYTFSSKLKTFSFVLMILGAIGIGVGFWQAPKTIEDVEKILADSHHGHEAAHVEKVAHDAEAHAVTEPAHSEVAVVDSTKAIVTDSVHATHEAVDSTAVAVAPVADNHDTHKKETVAHEADHDKEHAEHVFHQLQNKPWAALYVACIFFMLISVGVLAFYAIQYAAQAGWSPILFRVMEGITSYLLPGSIIFFILLVAAGMHWGHNHLFVWMDADVINPESVKFDKLIFLKKGWLSVGRFLATAAIILVVWNWVRFKFRQNSIAQDTATDNAPYKKNFKLAAFFLVFFIVSESIMSWDWIMSVDPHWYSTLFGWYVFASFFVSGITVIAMITLYLKSKGYLEHVNTSHIHDLAKFMFGISIFWTYLWFSQFMLIWYSNIPEEVTYFVTRIEHYKLPFFGMLALNFIFPLLILINTDFKRLTWIVVMAGVVILFGHYIDFFNMIMPATVGDQWFIGIPEIGSLAFFLGLFIFVVFSALTKAPIEPKGNPFIEESKHFHY
- a CDS encoding cytochrome c oxidase subunit II, which gives rise to MTSFLVFTVLVLIGIAVWQLTKIFDLTQVGGVADDSEIANDKDNSVNGYLMFAFVGFIYVFTIYSLYAWGDLVLGTPASEHGKDVDSLMAISMALIFFVQTITQFLLHYFAFKYRGKEGQKALYFADNNKLEAIWTIIPVIVLAGLILYGLYTWNNIMFVDEEDKQDAIVIELYAKQFGWEARYAGDDKTLGKANVRLIEGINTLGVDLADPAAQDDKVVTELHLPVGKKVIFKMRSQDVLHSAYMPHFRAQMNCVPGMITQFSFTPTVTTADMRNDVAIIAKVDKINKIRSKNSKKIVAEGGTALDTYTFDYLLLCNKICGASHYNMQMKIVVDTPSDFKKWLNEKPTLAQQWKEANAPAPVAAPVSSPAVAVDTTKVLAQVIK
- a CDS encoding cbb3-type cytochrome c oxidase subunit I, which translates into the protein MSHDHGHHKETFITKYIFSLDHKMIAKQYLISGLLMGIVGVVLSLFFRMQIAWPEESFEIFKVFLGDNFAPDGVMRNDIYLALVTIHGTIMVFFVLTAGLSGTFSNLLIPLQIGARDMASGFMNMLSFWMFFISCVIMISSLFVESGPASAGWTIYPPLSALPQAIPGSGLGMTLWLSSMAIFIASSLMGSLNYVVTVINMRTKGMTMTRLPLTVWAFFVTAIIGIVSFPVLFSAALLLIFDRSFGTSFFLSDIFIQGEVLHYQGGSPVLFEHLFWFLGHPEVYIVLLPALGITSEIIATNSRKPIFGYRAMIASILAIAFLSTIVWGHHMFVSGMNPFLGSVFTFTTLLIAIPSAVKAFNYITTLWKGNLQLNPAMLFSIGLVSTFITGGLTGIILGDSTLDINVHDTYFVVAHFHLVMGISALYGFFAGVYHWFPKMFGRMMNKNLGYVHFWVTAICAYGVFFPMHFIGMAGLPRRYYTNSAFPLFDELADVNVLITIFAIVGAAFQIVFFWNFFYSIFYGKKATQNPWRSNTLEWTTPVEHIHGNWPGEIPEVHRWPYDYSKPGHDEDFVTQITPMKEGEEVLHH